TGACCAGTTACAGCTGAGACCTAAAGGAAGAGCCAAGCAGAGATGGCCCCAAGCTGGTGCTGTATCATTGCCTGCCAGCCTCAGAGCTGGAGCCGAAAGATTTAAatggaagaggggggaaaagatcCTCCTCTTTCACGTGGGTGAGCAGCTGCTACCCAAGTaagctgcagagctgcttcttTACCTGCATAAGAAACATGCTGCTGTTCTTGTAGTGATTGGGTAATTATCTAGTGCTTGCAGGAAGCCCTTGCTGCCAGCAGCACTGGCTTGGGTAAGAACTATATGCTGACCTCCTCTACCCCAGAACAGCTCCTGCAGTGGGACACAGGCAGCTGCAGGCAAAAAGAGAATAACTGGCTCTGCAGCTGTTCTTTTGCTCACAGCCAAGTCCTCAAGCTGCATCACTGAACAACCCTGGgctggatttttttaaacatgCTTCAGCCAAATTTTCCCCTCCTGGAGGTGGTAGGAGGCACACCCACAACGAGCTGCTCAAGGCCGGTGTATGCAAACCTAGCTGGGGGAGGCAAGGGGTGGCCTGGCCTGGTCCTCTGTGCAAATAGCTGCAGAGCCCAGCTCATCACTGCAGAATACAAATAGCCCTTCTTAATGAGTTCAGGGAAGCCAATATGGGAGGGCTGACACAGGGTGGAGGCAGATTCATGTGTTTCAGATGTAGCGATCTGAAAGCAATTTTGCTCCAGCAGGAGCAAGCAGTATGCAGGAAGGTCTCTGCTTCCTCACCTGCAAAATTCAGCTGTGGATTTCCAATGAGACCATGTTTGCACACCAGAAAATCTGTCCATTCTCAAACATGCAAAGAGAGCGAAGACCACAGGCTCCTTCCCATCCATTCCCTAGGGCTCCTCCATTTTCTCATCTAGGTTGAAGCCAACTCTCTGTATCTAAAGCTCCTGCCTTAGTCTTCATCAGGAACCTTGTCCTGATTTTCTTCCTCTGTATTTGTATCCCTTTACCAAATCCTCCTGGTTACTTCAGCCCAGCCTAAGCTGGCCTTGAGTAGGTGATGCTAGCCCAGATCCACTTTCATCCTGGCCAGTCCCAAAGCAAACCTCTGTGTCAGGAGGTCTGTGAGCACATATACATTTTCTTTGCAGATCCCACTGTGGCCTTTTGCAAGAAAAGAGCAAGACATGGTTAGCCTTGCCACATCACAGGATACATGGGAATGGGACTTTGCCCCCCATCCCTGCCATGGCACAGCCTCTGCCCAGTCCCCAGGTGTGGCACGTAACCCCAGGCATCGGGAGGCCCAGATGGTACTTCAAAACCCTTCTCTGAGCCTTCGCTTTCATTGCAAATGCCTCCAGCATCAGCAGTGCAGGAGGAAGTGGGAGGGGCTGGCTTAGCTCCTCCTGGTTGATAATTCATTATTGCCTGTTAGCCTGGATCCATGCTGCAGCAGCTACATTCTGGCACTGGCATGTGTTCATTTCACACATAAAATGCTGTATCAAAATGCATCATTGAAACATTCTCCCTAAAACCTTTCCCAGCTGTCTCTCCCAGTGCTTTATATGCAGGAGCAGACCCAgcatttggggtgtttttttcctaatggaTGCCTGACACCCACTGTAGCAATCAGAGCTGTAGGATCTGTCCTTCAGCTAATGAGAAATACAAGGGGGATCTTCCTGCAAAGGGCAGGGAGGTAGTAAGCAGAGAGTGCACGTTTCATCCATGCAGTTCTTGAATCTGGAGAGGGAGAAGCAGCCTGTGTGCACATGGTTGGTTTATCGAATGCCATTTTGTAGTGATGCGGAAGTGCAGcatttcttccctcctcccctgAGGGCTCTGGGAGCTTTGGACTGAAGGCCTGGCTGGTCTTGCCTTGATGACCTGGAGGAGGCCCCTTCCCCTTTCTCCAATGTCCCTGACTTTGGTCTGATGCTGGTAATTGTCAGTGTGGTGGTAAATCTTCCCTTCACAGCTGAGCAGGAAGaggtggggtgggtgggggacCCACAATTCACAcagcaggttctgggggtgctccCCCTCAAGCTGGGTGTCTCCTGACGCCTAGAGGGCCATGCCCAGGGTTGGGCTGTTTTTTGTGAGAGCTGAGGCTTTCCTACCAAGCCCAGCCCCTTCATGGCAGCTGTTGAATCACAGCCAGCCTTTCCCCAGCGCCAAGCcctctcctgctgcttccccagcacATGCTCACACACTTGTTCctcaccccttctcctcctctcctctggcATTGCCCAGGGTTTTCCTTCCCTACTGTGTCCCCTTACCACTATTTGGGGAGGGCTCTGCAGTTCTGGGAAGGTTCATCCCTCGCCTTCTAGGTAAGAGCACAGAGCAGGACCTGGGTGAGAGCAGCCAAGTTCAGacaagcccccccagccccttctTGTGTCCTCTGGGCTTCCCCCTCACCGGGCACTACCACCTCCTCACGTCCCTAATACAGAGGCCTGAGGGGGTCGGACAGCACCACAGATCCCAGGCCCCCGCCCCAGCGGCAGCACCGGGTGAGCCCCCCCACCGGTGAAGGTCACACCGGGGCGGCCGCCGCCCGGCAGAGCCACGCCGTGCCGAGCTCCCCCCCTGCCGCCCACCGGCGAGGGGGCGGGCCGCACCGGAGGCCCGTGCGGCGGCGATTGGCTGGCGGCGGggaggcggggagcggcggggccgcggctgGCTGCAGCGGCGGGCGCGGAGCCCAGAGCGGGCGCGGCGGAGCATCCTCGGGTACCGCGGTCCCGGTGCGGGCCGCTTCCCCCGCAGCCTCCGGCCTCCTATGGGCGGTGCCGGCGCTCCGGCCCCCGCACGCCCGTCCCGCTCGGCGTTAGCATGGGCACGGTGCTCTCCCTCTCCCCCGCCGCCTCCTCGGGcaagggcggcggcggcggggggctgcTGGCCGACAAGGCGTCGGGAAGGGTGCCGGCTAAGGGCGAGAGCCGGCTGAAGCGCCCCAGCGTGCTCATCTCGGCGCTCACTTGGAAGCGGCTGGTGGCCGCCTCGGCTAAGAAGAAGAAGAGCACCAAGAAGGTGACGCCGAAGCCCGGTGGCGGGGCCCCGGGTGGGGGGCCGGGCCAGCCCGACCCGCTGGTGGTCCAGCGCAACCGCGAGAACTTGCGCAAGTCGGTGGTGGGGCCGGCCGAAGGCGCCAAGCAGGGCCCGCTGGCCGTGCCGGTGCCCACCGTGCCCTCGGCGCCGCAGGAGCTGCACCCGGGCTCAGGCGGGGGCAAAccaccgccgccaccgccgccggcCGGCAGCCGCGCCGCGGGCTCCCCGCGCCGCGTGGTGGTGCAGGCGTCCACCGGCGAGCTCCTGCGCTGCTTGGGGGACTTCGTGTGTCGCCGCTGCTACCGGCTGAAGGAGCTGAGCC
Above is a genomic segment from Patagioenas fasciata isolate bPatFas1 chromosome 7, bPatFas1.hap1, whole genome shotgun sequence containing:
- the CDK5R2 gene encoding cyclin-dependent kinase 5 activator 2 produces the protein MGTVLSLSPAASSGKGGGGGGLLADKASGRVPAKGESRLKRPSVLISALTWKRLVAASAKKKKSTKKVTPKPGGGAPGGGPGQPDPLVVQRNRENLRKSVVGPAEGAKQGPLAVPVPTVPSAPQELHPGSGGGKPPPPPPPAGSRAAGSPRRVVVQASTGELLRCLGDFVCRRCYRLKELSPGELISWFRSVDRSLLLQGWQDQGFITPANLVFVYLLCREALRGEDIGSQAELQAAFLTCLYLAYSYMGNEISYPLKPFLVEGDKGRFWERCLGIIQRLSAKMLRINADPHYFTQLFQDLKNEGEGGDRSKHWTISLDR